The following proteins are co-located in the Macadamia integrifolia cultivar HAES 741 unplaced genomic scaffold, SCU_Mint_v3 scaffold530, whole genome shotgun sequence genome:
- the LOC122069079 gene encoding uncharacterized protein LOC122069079 isoform X1 produces MGRDSVQCPRFLKIFESLCEVSSTSSAASALKSMSSSDTILARCEFCNGLCDKFTTKQGPNSGQCNVRVVKAEANYNHRFWCCPKSTGVTYRPMIEVINFSNGFMVTTVPQVHGHPIVREFRRLTPIHLHQHHPLIL; encoded by the exons ATGGGAAGGGATTCCGTTCAATGCCCTAGGTTCCTCAAG ATTTTCGAGTCACTTTGTGAAGTGTCTTCAACTTCAAGCGCGGCTTCAGCATTAAAATCG ATGTCTTCCAGTGACACCATACTGGCTAGGTGCGAATTTTGTAATGGATTATGTGATAAGTTCACAACCAAACAAGGGCCTAACAGTG GACAATGTAACGTACGTGTTGTGAAGGCTGAAGCGAACTATAATCATCGATTCTGGTGTTGTCCAAAATCAACTGGGG TAACTTACAGGCCCATGATCGAGGTTATAAATTTTTCGAATGGATTTATGGTGACAACAGTTCCTCAAGTGCACGGTCATCCGATTGTGCGGGAATTTCGACGATTGACACCCATTCATCTTCATCAGCACCATCCTCTGATTTTGTGA
- the LOC122069079 gene encoding uncharacterized protein LOC122069079 isoform X2 yields the protein MGRDSVQCPRFLKIFESLCEVSSTSSAASALKSMSSSDTILARCEFCNGLCDKFTTKQGPNSGQCNVRVVKAEANYNHRFWCCPKSTGGP from the exons ATGGGAAGGGATTCCGTTCAATGCCCTAGGTTCCTCAAG ATTTTCGAGTCACTTTGTGAAGTGTCTTCAACTTCAAGCGCGGCTTCAGCATTAAAATCG ATGTCTTCCAGTGACACCATACTGGCTAGGTGCGAATTTTGTAATGGATTATGTGATAAGTTCACAACCAAACAAGGGCCTAACAGTG GACAATGTAACGTACGTGTTGTGAAGGCTGAAGCGAACTATAATCATCGATTCTGGTGTTGTCCAAAATCAACTGGGG GCCCATGA